A window of Duncaniella dubosii genomic DNA:
AATGAACGCTCAAATGAATATTTTTATTAACTTTGCATTGAAATGGAAACAAGATATCAAAATATAATAGGGCGGCAAGAAGAATTGAGGATTCTTCTTGATGCTGTAAATTCAAGAGAATCAGAATTTGTTGCCATATATGGGCGCCGTAGGGTTGGGAAAACATATCTGGTAAACAAGGCTTTCAAAGGACAATTCGCTTTTCAGTACACTGGGTTGGAAAATAAAAATAATAAAGAACAACTAGAAGCCTTTCATATGGCCCTGATAAATCAAGGTTTGCGGAAGTGTCCTAAACCTAAAAATTGGATAGAAGCTTTTTATCAATTACAACATCTTCTTGAATCTGTTAAGACTGACTCTTTGGTCAATAGGAAGAAGGTGGTATTCCTTGATGAGTTACCTTGGATGGATGTACCGAGAGCCGGATTTGTAGAAGCATTGGGTAACTTTTGGAACAGATGGGCCGGATGGACAGAGGACATCGTGTTAATTATTTGTGGAAGTGCAACTTCCTGGATGTTCAACAAGGTATTCAGAAATCATGGAGGTCTGTATAATCGCATTACCAAGCGTATTCCTGTATATCCGTTTTGTTTGACGGAATGCGAACAATTATGTAAAAGTATGAATCTTGGATGGAACAGAAAACAGATTGTTGAAGCCTATATGATCTTAGGAGGTATTCCCCATTATTGGACTAAATTCAAGAAGGAACAGAGCCTTCCTTCAAATGTCGATAGACTTTTTTTCAGGCGTGGAGCAGAGATGAAAGAGGAGTATGGTGCATTATTTTCATCACTATTTTCTCATCCGGAAGCATATGAGGCTGTTATCAACAGCCTATCTCAGAAGAAAAAAGGATTAAGTCTAAAGGAGATTTCTGAATTATCAGGTTATAAGCTATCTGGCAGATTATCTACAATTCTTAAGAATCTGGAATTATGTGGATTCATTGAGAAGGTCAGTCAACCGAACAAGAGAAAGAGAGATGCAACGTATCAATTAATTGATAATTTCGTACTGTTCTATCATGAATTTATTCTTAAGAAGGAAGTGGAATCAAATTATTGGAGTACTTATGTCAAGACTCATGCTCATTCAGCATGGAGTGGATTGGCATTTGAACGAGTCTGCTTTCAGCATAGAAATCAGATAGCGAAGGCATTGGGAATATCTGGAGTATACACAAGTTGGTATGCATGGAGTGCAGAACC
This region includes:
- a CDS encoding AAA family ATPase; its protein translation is METRYQNIIGRQEELRILLDAVNSRESEFVAIYGRRRVGKTYLVNKAFKGQFAFQYTGLENKNNKEQLEAFHMALINQGLRKCPKPKNWIEAFYQLQHLLESVKTDSLVNRKKVVFLDELPWMDVPRAGFVEALGNFWNRWAGWTEDIVLIICGSATSWMFNKVFRNHGGLYNRITKRIPVYPFCLTECEQLCKSMNLGWNRKQIVEAYMILGGIPHYWTKFKKEQSLPSNVDRLFFRRGAEMKEEYGALFSSLFSHPEAYEAVINSLSQKKKGLSLKEISELSGYKLSGRLSTILKNLELCGFIEKVSQPNKRKRDATYQLIDNFVLFYHEFILKKEVESNYWSTYVKTHAHSAWSGLAFERVCFQHRNQIAKALGISGVYTSWYAWSAEPDKEHGYPGMQVDMVIDRADDVVNLCEAKFSTKPFAITSEYMEDLHMRQGRYQEEVAPKKAVHLTMITVSGIVDNPQKYEINSFVELDDLFLP